The genomic segment GTTCTTCCGCCGCTCGAGGCCGACGCGCTCCAGAAGCTTCCGGATCCGGTTTTCCAGATCGGCTGTGCCGTAAAGCCGGCCGAAGAAGCGCAAATTTTCAACCGGGTTCAGGTCTCTATAAAGAAATGTGTTGTGGGATAGAAACCCGATGTGACGCCGCGCCTTCTCCGGTTCTTCCCGGATGTCGACGCCTTCAATCGCCAGTCTCCCCTGCGTGGCCCGTACCAGCGTCGCGGCGACCTTCAGAAACGTGGTCTTCCCGGCGCCGTTTCTTCCGAACAGGGCGACGAACTCTCCGCGCCGCACCGTCAGCGTTACGCCGCCAAGAGCGGTGAAGTGTCCGAAAGTTTTTCGAATATCCTGAGATTCAAGTGCAAGCGTGGCAGTCAATGAGATTTCGTCTTCTCCAGGATTCTGGACAGCTGAAACTTCAGCTCCTTTAGTTCCTGCTTGTACTTCTTCTCGTCCAGGGTGCCCGATTCCTTCTTCGATTCCAGTTCGGCAATGCGGTCGATCAGTTCGTCTTTGCGCTTGGACACGTCTTCGCGGCCCTTCTTTCGCGCCACCGCTTCTTTGTGCAGCTGAAGGGAGTAACTGATACTCCACAGCAGAAAAGCGCCGACAAACGCGATGATGA from the Terriglobia bacterium genome contains:
- the ccmA gene encoding heme ABC exporter ATP-binding protein CcmA, whose product is MTATLALESQDIRKTFGHFTALGGVTLTVRRGEFVALFGRNGAGKTTFLKVAATLVRATQGRLAIEGVDIREEPEKARRHIGFLSHNTFLYRDLNPVENLRFFGRLYGTADLENRIRKLLERVGLERRKNDPVRSFSRGLHQRLGLARVILHDPSIILLDEPYTGLDANAVDMLNQILDEAVAAGKTVILTTHDFDQGVRAATRAVIIDRGKVVCDAAPREAALRDAYNQYIRVGVAR